The Nitrospirales bacterium genome includes a window with the following:
- a CDS encoding GAF domain-containing protein, whose product MDRPFSLPEEEPDLSKDRPRIIALAVFLAAIIFGVDLVMPLGVAEAVPYVAVVLVILRSPDPRDPLYAAIGCSALTFFGFLLSPQGSELWLAEINRVMALFAIWVTAILARQIKSADADIRGKSQMLAGILRNMPTVAFHLGEDGYLKESVGKGLNRIGISGLGSYGRNALEPPVEMREKILSSETRDPIFYESSGMYRGQPWWFMNCLIPEEAHGKNLLGFALDITHLKQTERRLATHHAVTSILVQVESITDAHKQILQAICQSLNWNIGAIWEIDHQAQVLHCVDIWQHPSLNLDTFVSQTRGLTFARGVGFPGRVWKQGEPAWIEDVAKDTNFPRASAADQEGLHGGFAFPIQAGDHVLSVMEFFSQEVMAPDTELLNMFSAFGRQLGQFVERKHKERRLAVYNAVASVLVESETLEKTYGQILQSICWELHWKVGLLWQVNPMTNALECIETWHAPSHYFEGVIDASRRLKLALGEGLAGQVWKKGEPLGIIDIAQKPNHPLAAAAKREGLQGALAFPILLGGQVRSVMEFFSSDHVEPDEELLNMFTAIGIQIGHFIGHRETEETLRATEERERLVLNSTTEAIFGLDQDGNFTLCNAACLRLLGYKDSSFLLGKNAHDILHPTEPNGQPNSFETCTFCQSTLRGEHRHSTEEIFVDANKKFFPVECWSHPIVKDGIVIGAVVTMRKLTEDTNQVGT is encoded by the coding sequence ATGGATCGACCCTTCTCACTTCCCGAAGAAGAACCTGATCTATCAAAGGACCGTCCACGTATTATTGCCTTAGCCGTGTTCTTGGCCGCGATCATCTTTGGCGTGGATTTAGTGATGCCATTAGGTGTGGCGGAAGCCGTCCCCTATGTCGCCGTGGTCTTAGTCATTCTCCGTTCACCCGACCCACGCGATCCGTTGTATGCAGCAATCGGCTGTTCGGCTTTGACCTTTTTCGGATTTTTACTCTCGCCCCAAGGCTCAGAATTGTGGTTAGCCGAAATCAACCGAGTGATGGCCTTGTTTGCCATATGGGTCACAGCCATCCTGGCGAGGCAAATTAAATCCGCGGATGCCGACATTCGGGGCAAGAGCCAAATGTTGGCCGGTATTCTCCGGAACATGCCGACCGTGGCCTTTCACTTAGGAGAAGATGGATATTTAAAAGAATCCGTGGGAAAAGGACTGAACAGAATCGGTATTTCTGGATTGGGATCCTATGGGCGCAATGCCCTCGAACCTCCAGTTGAAATGCGTGAAAAAATCCTTTCATCTGAAACGCGGGACCCGATTTTTTATGAAAGTTCTGGAATGTATCGCGGACAACCCTGGTGGTTTATGAACTGCTTAATTCCCGAGGAGGCCCATGGGAAAAATCTTTTGGGTTTTGCCCTGGATATCACACATTTGAAGCAGACAGAGCGGCGGCTAGCCACACACCATGCCGTGACATCCATTCTGGTTCAGGTTGAATCGATTACCGACGCCCACAAACAAATCCTTCAAGCCATTTGTCAGAGTTTGAATTGGAACATCGGAGCCATTTGGGAAATCGACCATCAAGCGCAAGTTCTTCATTGCGTGGATATTTGGCAGCATCCATCGCTGAATCTGGACACGTTCGTTTCACAAACCCGTGGATTGACTTTTGCTCGTGGAGTCGGCTTTCCCGGACGGGTCTGGAAGCAAGGAGAACCGGCATGGATCGAGGACGTGGCCAAAGATACGAACTTCCCACGTGCCTCAGCTGCCGATCAAGAAGGGCTACATGGAGGATTTGCCTTTCCTATCCAAGCAGGAGATCACGTGTTGAGCGTGATGGAATTTTTCAGTCAGGAAGTCATGGCTCCCGATACGGAACTTCTCAATATGTTCAGCGCCTTCGGACGACAATTAGGACAATTTGTCGAGCGAAAGCACAAAGAACGCCGGCTGGCAGTCTACAACGCCGTGGCTAGTGTCCTGGTTGAATCGGAAACGCTTGAAAAAACCTATGGACAAATTCTTCAATCGATTTGTTGGGAATTACATTGGAAAGTCGGTTTGCTCTGGCAGGTAAATCCGATGACCAACGCGCTGGAGTGTATTGAAACGTGGCACGCTCCTTCTCACTATTTTGAAGGGGTTATCGACGCTAGCCGTCGCCTCAAACTCGCATTGGGAGAGGGATTGGCCGGACAAGTTTGGAAAAAAGGAGAACCCCTAGGCATCATTGACATTGCTCAGAAGCCAAACCATCCCTTAGCAGCAGCCGCAAAGAGAGAAGGGCTCCAAGGGGCATTGGCTTTTCCGATTCTTCTCGGCGGTCAGGTGCGCAGCGTCATGGAATTTTTCAGTTCCGATCACGTGGAGCCGGACGAAGAATTGCTCAACATGTTTACAGCTATCGGCATTCAAATTGGACATTTTATTGGTCACCGCGAAACTGAAGAAACCCTTCGAGCGACCGAAGAACGCGAACGACTCGTCCTGAATTCTACAACTGAAGCGATTTTTGGATTAGATCAAGATGGCAACTTCACACTTTGCAATGCGGCATGCCTTCGTCTGTTAGGGTACAAAGATAGCTCTTTTCTTCTTGGGAAAAATGCTCATGACATACTGCATCCCACCGAACCGAATGGCCAACCCAATTCTTTTGAAACATGTACGTTTTGCCAGTCAACTCTCCGAGGAGAGCATCGCCACAGTACAGAGGAAATTTTTGTTGATGCGAATAAGAAATTTTTCCCTGTGGAATGTTGGTCTCACCCGATTGTAAAGGATGGAATCGTGATTGGAGCGGTCGTGACAATGAGAAAACTAACGGAAGACACAAACCAGGTAGGCACGTAA
- a CDS encoding SulP family inorganic anion transporter: MTLVYGLRFNNLRGDIYGGLVAAIVALPLALAFGVASGIGAIAGLYGAIFVGFFAALFGGTPAQCSGPTGPLTVVMASIIAQFPDEPALAFTAVILGGGLQIMFGLFGVGQYIAFVPYPVISGFMSGIGCIILILQIGPLVGHAAKTGGVVANLEAIPEFFAGISTEATFLGFITVALMYLTPAQISRFIPPQLLALLVGTLTAYFFFPGVPLIGEVPAGFPSIITPVLHQDSLTLIVESALVLALLGSIDSLLTSLVCDNMTRTQHDSNRELVGQGIGNMVAGFFGGLPGAGATMRSVANIRTGGRTPISGALMAVVLLATLLELGPLAEQIPLAVLAGILFKVGLDIVDWRFLRHLADAPRADVFIMAVVLLITVVIDLITAVGIGLVLASLLFVKRMADLELANLRFITAPSKHVSLDLEETAILERNRGKIVLIHVDGPMSFGSAKNMVRRLENVKGFNNFSSVVLDLADVPAIDGTAALAVEDMLSMIQDHGQHLFFTGMHPGVRKVLEGMGVTAKIRPGHEFALRVDALRQAAYEAGSSHPDDRPPGVRAVGHAASAYSS, translated from the coding sequence ATGACCTTGGTTTATGGGCTCCGTTTCAATAATCTTCGCGGCGATATCTACGGAGGCCTTGTTGCGGCAATCGTCGCGTTGCCGTTGGCGTTGGCCTTTGGCGTCGCGTCAGGAATCGGCGCCATCGCAGGTCTCTATGGCGCAATCTTTGTCGGGTTTTTTGCTGCGTTGTTTGGCGGCACGCCAGCCCAATGTTCGGGCCCAACCGGTCCCTTGACCGTGGTCATGGCCAGCATCATTGCGCAATTCCCCGATGAGCCTGCATTGGCATTTACCGCCGTCATTTTAGGGGGTGGCCTCCAGATCATGTTTGGACTGTTTGGAGTTGGGCAGTACATTGCCTTTGTACCCTATCCAGTCATTTCTGGATTCATGAGCGGAATCGGGTGCATCATCCTTATCCTACAAATTGGACCGTTGGTTGGCCATGCTGCGAAAACGGGAGGTGTCGTGGCCAACCTAGAAGCCATTCCTGAATTCTTTGCCGGAATTTCCACGGAAGCGACATTTCTCGGTTTCATTACCGTGGCTCTCATGTATTTGACTCCTGCTCAGATTAGCCGCTTTATTCCGCCACAACTCTTAGCGCTATTAGTGGGCACCCTCACCGCGTACTTCTTTTTTCCCGGCGTGCCGTTGATCGGGGAGGTGCCCGCTGGATTTCCGTCCATCATTACCCCGGTGTTACATCAAGATTCCTTAACTCTCATCGTGGAATCTGCCCTGGTCCTCGCCCTACTGGGAAGCATTGATAGTCTGCTCACGTCTCTCGTCTGCGACAACATGACACGAACGCAACATGACTCTAATCGCGAGTTGGTCGGCCAAGGTATCGGAAACATGGTCGCGGGGTTCTTTGGAGGATTACCTGGAGCCGGAGCCACGATGCGGTCTGTGGCAAACATTCGAACAGGAGGACGCACACCCATTTCTGGAGCCCTCATGGCGGTCGTGCTGTTGGCCACCCTCTTGGAGTTGGGCCCGTTGGCTGAACAAATACCCTTAGCCGTATTGGCCGGCATCTTATTCAAAGTCGGGCTTGATATTGTTGATTGGCGATTCCTTCGTCACCTTGCCGATGCGCCACGCGCCGACGTGTTTATCATGGCCGTCGTTCTATTGATCACGGTTGTCATTGACTTGATCACTGCCGTTGGGATTGGGCTGGTGCTCGCGAGCCTGTTGTTCGTGAAGAGAATGGCGGACCTTGAGCTGGCTAACCTCCGGTTCATTACAGCACCATCCAAACACGTCTCTCTTGATCTCGAAGAAACCGCGATCCTGGAACGGAATCGTGGTAAAATTGTGCTGATTCATGTGGATGGGCCCATGAGTTTCGGCTCCGCCAAAAACATGGTGCGCCGCCTTGAAAACGTGAAGGGGTTTAATAACTTTTCCAGCGTCGTGTTAGACCTTGCCGATGTCCCAGCCATCGATGGTACCGCGGCATTAGCCGTTGAAGACATGTTGTCTATGATCCAAGATCATGGACAACATCTGTTTTTCACGGGTATGCATCCCGGCGTTCGTAAGGTATTGGAGGGTATGGGTGTGACCGCCAAAATACGGCCGGGACACGAATTCGCCCTGCGGGTGGATGCTCTCCGGCAGGCAGCCTATGAAGCCGGGTCAAGCCATCCAGATGACCGCCCACCCGGTGTGCGGGCAGTCGGACACGCGGCATCCGCTTATTCATCTTAA
- a CDS encoding DUF2309 domain-containing protein translates to MSIRSDSAIFQSTALSSVERDQLREAIREASEPIAPFWPMRTMVAQNPIHGLEYLPFDQAVRQGKHLLSGNGYLPNEVYRQFFREGRITHDSVTESLRRAGRISTDRDAVQVGTRRITAQEVWHLHFLFGFGPLQPSLLEWTFNKEGAGKRFHPYLPQKSLARIIEHTVKDCELCRDHPEEAYLTNLWKSTLTALQLSESTSHDHQTNHGKEKDSETRPASLSINLPIHRTLSDWIDDLAGAGLVEQINQQLIKWVTAFLDEGLAGWEMPQREKGFYHAWRHLAQQDHSGKFLGIQDYTPKIQALPEEPEDAIIASVSRLGISTERRKEYLSRMLSQLPGWTRYIRWLGEHPAYHAQRQHPIDTTQYLAVRLFYETELAQMTCKQEWDIEGTVDSLVTYWKEHPDEYRHRAGDGSHTVDPTEQTICRDAWRLFNLLQFLEVSHVDMHELSDSEARTLLHWLDDFPFDQHSPVWLEAYEDSFRADILNKIASHRGTVPVLNSRPQAQLVFCIDVRSESFRRHIEAQGPYETLGFAGFFGIPLSHQTFDSAERAFLCPVLLTPNHAVTEIPRAGETSSLEQYSSGTRWHQLGHHLFHDLKHHPIGSMMTIDVLGVFFSLGLAGKTFLQRTFHTCTSTIGAWFAHRVHTEISVSTPADPRNPRIGEVNKEGIPEGLSQGFSLEERATMIENGLRAMGLTRNYARLVCLCGHGSETDNNPYYGALDCGACGGAPGDANARVFAKMANDPHVRRRLKEHGLPIPDDTWFLPGKHNTTTDRVEFYDLEELPDTHEEDVRSLHHDLQEAGANQALERCHRLPSAPREISPRQAFAHVVERSCDWANTRPEWGLAGNGAFLIGRRTLTNGLDLGGRVFLHSYDPNADPDGTILEKIMTAPLIVGEWINTGYYFSAVDPWVFGSGSKVLHNVVGGVGMMLGSQSDLQMGFPLQTVNNGERHYHEPMRLLAIIEHTPDVISAIIQKHGILQRLFHNQWLNLVSLNPDTFEFSRYQLDASWETMSI, encoded by the coding sequence ATGTCCATCCGATCTGATTCCGCAATCTTCCAATCAACTGCACTCTCATCCGTAGAACGTGATCAGCTTCGCGAGGCGATTCGCGAAGCCAGCGAGCCCATCGCTCCCTTCTGGCCGATGCGAACGATGGTTGCGCAAAACCCCATCCACGGACTGGAGTACCTTCCCTTCGATCAAGCCGTTCGACAAGGCAAACACCTTTTAAGTGGCAACGGATACTTACCCAATGAAGTGTATCGCCAATTTTTCCGTGAAGGACGAATCACGCATGACAGTGTCACAGAATCATTGAGAAGAGCCGGGAGAATCTCAACAGACCGGGATGCCGTTCAGGTAGGAACCCGGCGAATTACCGCTCAAGAAGTGTGGCATTTGCACTTTCTCTTCGGATTTGGCCCTCTACAGCCATCCTTATTGGAGTGGACATTCAATAAAGAAGGCGCAGGGAAGCGATTCCATCCATATCTCCCCCAGAAATCTCTAGCGCGCATCATCGAACACACGGTCAAAGATTGCGAGTTGTGCCGAGACCACCCCGAGGAGGCTTATCTCACAAACCTCTGGAAAAGCACGTTGACAGCGTTGCAGTTGTCAGAGTCTACATCTCATGATCACCAGACGAACCACGGAAAGGAAAAGGATTCAGAAACCCGGCCAGCCTCCTTGTCCATAAACCTGCCGATTCATCGAACCCTGAGCGATTGGATAGACGACTTGGCTGGAGCCGGTCTCGTCGAACAGATCAATCAACAACTCATTAAATGGGTCACCGCATTCCTTGATGAAGGGCTCGCGGGCTGGGAAATGCCGCAGCGGGAGAAAGGGTTCTACCACGCGTGGCGACATCTGGCTCAGCAGGATCATTCTGGAAAATTCCTTGGGATTCAGGACTACACGCCAAAGATCCAAGCGCTGCCAGAGGAGCCAGAAGACGCAATCATCGCAAGTGTATCTCGGCTGGGAATCTCGACCGAACGGCGCAAAGAATACCTGTCAAGGATGTTATCTCAATTGCCAGGCTGGACGAGATATATACGGTGGCTTGGCGAACATCCCGCGTACCATGCGCAACGACAACACCCTATCGATACCACGCAATATCTGGCCGTTCGGCTATTCTACGAAACCGAATTAGCTCAAATGACCTGTAAACAGGAATGGGACATCGAGGGAACGGTCGATTCCCTCGTCACGTATTGGAAAGAGCACCCCGATGAATATCGACACAGAGCAGGAGACGGCTCTCATACTGTCGATCCGACCGAGCAGACCATCTGCCGCGATGCCTGGAGGCTGTTTAATCTCTTACAGTTCCTAGAAGTCTCGCATGTGGACATGCACGAGCTTTCCGATTCAGAAGCTCGAACACTCCTTCACTGGTTGGATGATTTTCCGTTCGATCAACATAGTCCGGTATGGCTTGAAGCATATGAAGATTCTTTTCGAGCAGACATTCTAAACAAGATTGCATCCCACAGGGGAACCGTTCCAGTCCTCAATAGCCGCCCACAGGCTCAATTGGTTTTCTGCATCGATGTCCGTTCAGAATCATTTCGCCGTCACATCGAAGCGCAAGGTCCCTATGAGACCTTGGGGTTTGCGGGGTTCTTTGGCATTCCTCTAAGCCATCAAACGTTTGATAGTGCAGAACGGGCGTTTTTATGTCCAGTGCTCCTCACCCCCAATCACGCCGTGACGGAAATACCTCGGGCTGGAGAAACCTCGTCACTCGAGCAATACTCTTCTGGCACGCGCTGGCATCAGTTGGGGCATCATCTGTTCCACGATTTGAAACATCATCCCATCGGGTCGATGATGACGATTGATGTGCTGGGCGTCTTTTTTAGTCTCGGCCTGGCAGGCAAAACCTTTCTGCAAAGAACGTTTCATACCTGTACGTCAACGATAGGAGCCTGGTTCGCGCACCGTGTTCACACCGAAATATCAGTTTCGACACCGGCAGACCCTCGCAACCCCAGAATCGGAGAGGTCAACAAGGAAGGAATTCCTGAAGGGCTTTCACAAGGATTTTCTCTGGAGGAACGGGCGACGATGATCGAAAACGGATTGCGCGCCATGGGACTCACGCGAAATTATGCGCGGCTCGTGTGTCTCTGTGGTCATGGCAGTGAGACCGATAACAATCCTTATTATGGAGCGTTGGATTGCGGGGCCTGTGGCGGCGCGCCGGGAGATGCGAATGCCCGGGTCTTTGCCAAGATGGCGAACGACCCTCACGTGCGCCGCAGACTCAAAGAGCACGGATTGCCGATTCCCGATGACACCTGGTTCCTGCCGGGGAAGCATAACACCACGACGGACCGGGTTGAATTTTACGACTTGGAGGAATTGCCAGATACGCACGAGGAAGATGTGCGGTCGTTACATCACGACCTCCAAGAAGCTGGCGCGAATCAGGCTCTTGAGCGATGCCATCGCCTTCCGAGCGCGCCAAGAGAGATCTCTCCACGACAAGCCTTTGCTCATGTCGTCGAGCGCAGTTGTGATTGGGCGAACACTCGGCCGGAGTGGGGACTGGCTGGCAACGGGGCATTTCTCATCGGAAGACGGACACTCACGAACGGCCTGGATTTAGGCGGCCGTGTGTTCCTGCATTCCTACGATCCGAACGCCGATCCGGATGGAACCATCCTTGAGAAAATCATGACGGCGCCCTTAATCGTCGGTGAGTGGATTAATACAGGCTATTATTTCTCTGCGGTCGATCCGTGGGTCTTTGGCAGCGGAAGTAAGGTGTTGCACAATGTCGTGGGTGGGGTCGGCATGATGTTGGGAAGCCAGAGCGATTTACAGATGGGATTTCCCCTGCAAACCGTCAATAATGGAGAGAGGCACTACCACGAGCCCATGCGGCTCCTCGCCATCATTGAACATACGCCCGACGTGATTTCGGCCATTATTCAAAAGCATGGTATTCTTCAACGGTTATTTCATAATCAATGGTTGAATCTCGTCTCGCTCAACCCCGATACATTCGAATTTTCCCGGTACCAGCTCGATGCGAGCTGGGAGACCATGTCCATCTGA
- a CDS encoding P-II family nitrogen regulator, translating into MSTIKLHPMKEIKVIIDGEYLNFVTEVLDRIKASGYTIVSNLSGKGHSGFHEGHLMFNDTSSLQMVLTVVPEEKVEPILSGLKPFLERHSGSVFVLDACVLRKDHFESSES; encoded by the coding sequence ATGAGTACCATCAAACTTCACCCAATGAAAGAGATCAAAGTCATCATTGACGGGGAGTACCTGAATTTTGTCACGGAAGTACTCGATCGGATTAAAGCCAGTGGCTATACGATCGTGAGTAATCTCTCGGGGAAAGGCCATAGCGGATTCCATGAAGGACACTTGATGTTTAATGACACGAGTAGTTTGCAAATGGTGCTGACGGTGGTCCCGGAAGAAAAGGTTGAACCCATTCTGTCTGGGCTCAAGCCATTCTTAGAACGTCACTCTGGCAGCGTGTTTGTACTCGATGCCTGCGTACTGCGAAAAGATCACTTTGAATCATCAGAATCGTAA